Part of the Antechinus flavipes isolate AdamAnt ecotype Samford, QLD, Australia chromosome 2, AdamAnt_v2, whole genome shotgun sequence genome is shown below.
ccttccttccttccttccttccttccttgcttccttcctttcttttttcctttctatcttctcaGCTCAAAAGATCCAAAGTTGAATTTCATTTGAGGTCTTCCTGCCTATCTTAGTATATGATTGCCATCCTCAAATGATTCAAGTTGACATTCAAgactctcctcttccctctttccatctcCCCATAAACTGAACCTATAGTGACTTTCCAACTATTCTCTAATACAGTAGTTCTCAACTTTTTTATCTCATGACCACTTTCAAGTCTGAAAGATTATTGAGGATGTCTCCATAAAAGTTTTGGTttttcaattccacttgttcagtaatgaagagagccatctacacccatgggaacagagtgtggacacaacacagcattctcactttctctgttgtttgtttgcattttgttttttttttctcactttttctttctcttccttcttgatctgatttttcttgtgcagcaagataattgtataaatatgtatacagatattggatttaacatgtattttaacatatttaacatgtatgggactactgcCAGTTagaggagggggggaaaggaggggaaaatttggaacagaaagttttgcaagggtcaatgttggaaaaattacccatgcatatgctttgtaaataaaaagctttaataaaaaagttttgcTTTTGTGGATTAGATTTGTCAGTATTTGCCACTTTAGAATGTGTAGTAGATTAGTCTcattatgaaaatagaaaaaaggaccTCACAGATCCTCTGAATGTCTTGGGGACTCCCAAGACTTCAAAGACTACAGAAACTAAGGCTTTTGAAGCAGCTGAAGGAGGCTGAGATTTGAAAGAAGAGGGGTGGAGGAGAAAATCCTGAGCtaaataccaaattattttttcctagactTGGGATTTCAACTTTGAATTTCCGTGAATCAGGGTATCAGTGTTTCTTAGCCTGTTCTCTGTCATGGAACCCCTCAGTGACAGTCTAGGGAAGCtagatcacattttaaaatatataattaaatatataggagtacaaagaaaactaattattctGAAATTGTTGTCTATCGTTTCTATCTGTCCACCTATCCCAAGtatctatttacttatctgtCTATCTGCCTAGCTCTATTTGTCTTATCTGTCTGCAGGTCTATCAGCTATCTTTCTAACTAAATGACTGTCTTGCCTTTAtatatctttgtctctctatctaaATTGTCTGTCTGCCTTTCTACCTCTCCTTTTGTCTGTCTTGTACATCTGTTTGACTCTCTTTCTGaatgtctatctgtctatctatatctgtctgaATATCCATTtgtctatttatctttctaactttcttccttcatttctttgtttttctttcttccttccttcctttcttttttgttcctccctccctacctctctctgtttctttcttttttgttcctccctcccttcctccctttctctctgtttcttcttccttccttccttccttccttccttccttccttctttcctcgatcccttcctttcttcctttctttttctttctttcttccttccttccttttttctttttctttctttctttctttctttcttttctttctttcttttctttctttctttctttctttctttctttctttctttctttctttctttctttctttctttctttctttctctgtctaccTGTTTGGTATTAGCTGAGGCAAAGAGCTCCTACCACAGATGAAAGCTACAAAGATGTGGATAAACCGAATAGGTAGACTTTAAAGGCGTTTTGGGGTTGATGGTAGcaaaggaaatatttgaaaatgatagTGGAAAGCAAGAAGGATGATAACTCCTCCTAGCCTTATGTGGGTCAGGGTGTATATGAGAAAGAGCAGTCAAGCTTGGAATGGGTACCAAGAGACATGGCATCTTCAGGAGAAAACTAGATTTCAGTGAGCTCCAGAAATTTAAGGAAGAAGGCAATATGGGATCCTAATATCCTaaatttagacctggaagagacACTAGTCTAATCCtcccatttaacatgtatttggaaatgacTGATCAGGAGATCCTTGATAAATTGACTTCCACCAGTCCAATGGAATGTAAAGTGATAACAGAGACAATGATGTAATACAATCCTGAAGTGTAAAGgagtgttttctttcttgtgcttttaaCTCTGATCAAATTTGATGGAATCGGTGAGCAGCAAGACATTGTGGGCAACCAGGTGGCACAGAGAAGGAATAATAACTCTGGAGTATGGaaaagtcatcttcctgagttcaaatctggcctcagacactctaggtgagtcatttaactctgttttcctcagtttcctcatctgtaaaatgagctggagaaaaaaatgacaaaccgttccagtatctttgccaaggaaacccaaaataggttcatgaagagttggaaatgattgGACAGTGACAACCACAGAGACACTCTGGAAGGTTCAAATTGAGGCAGGAGATAGTACTGAGGAGTATGAGTTCTGGCAGCCTGATCAGCCACATTGGACACATTATACCAAATGACAATGATGTcatttgagaacaaaggacagcaaCCAATATCTCTCCCATGtgatcctttttctctttgggtACTCCCACTGCCCTGGTGCAAATCTGCATCACTCATACATGTTGGTTAGCAGCCTTTCCCTGCATcggtccatcctccactcagctctCATATTGCTCTTCCTTGAGGACCTGTCTGACTACATCACCCTTCTatccaataaattccagtgactccctattacctttagaatcaaatataaaagccTCTGTTTGGATTTTAAGGTCTTCCTATTCTGTCTCTTCTCACTTTTTCTAACTCTCCACATACTCTGTGGCCAGTTACACTGGTCTCCTTCCTGTTCCTCCCACAAGAAATCCCATCTCCTgattctggacattttctctagTTGCCTCCCATATTCAAATTTCTCTCCCCCTtcatctctgcttccttcagATTCCTACTCAAATCTCctcttctgcaggaagcctttcccaaatcctttatttcttgcctttcttctGTAGTTCATAGGTATTTCTGTGTTGTCCCCACCCCCAGTAGAccgtgagctccttgaaggcagggatctGCTTTGACCTGTGTTTGTTATCTCccatgcttagcatagtgcctgactcATCCCctgtccttaataaatgcttgcagaCTGATTCACTCCTATGCCTGTGCTTCCTACCCCATCCTGGAGCCCTTCTAACCTTATCCTAATGACTGTTTAAATTCTTACACAATGGCTCATCTAGCAGCACACTTTCACAATCATTTAGGTGTAACTTGGGAATTCTTTGCTAGTTGGTCCTGTTCTCCCTACACAAGGAAAAATCTTGCCCAAGATCGTGAAGGAAGTCGGTCAGAGTCAGGATTGGATCCCAAGTCATCTCACTTCAATTTTTCATTATGTTAATTCTTGATCTGGGGAGGTAGGGTGGTATAGTGTTCAGTCAGAAGAGCTGGGTTCGAGGGCTGCCTCTGatcaattaaatatcaaacatttattaagtgcctactctgtacACTGTTCTAAATGTGgagaaactaaaataaaacaatatttatcttcaaggaacttacaatctattaATTGAAACATACTTGCTGAGTGACCCAGAGAAGGTCACCTGGCTTTTCTTCCCATTGAGTTGGAAATCAGCAACGGTCAAAAGAGTTTACATGTCCTGAATTATTTGTACTTATGAAGGAAGTCACAGGTGTAGACCCCAAacaagaatgatgaaaaggaacaTACAAACAAAGATCAAGCTCTATAATGATTGGTTTCATGGCCTGGACTGAGCCCTTTTTTCCTTGGCCTGTCCCATCTTCTCCTTAAATAATGGAGGAGCAGAATACTATTTGGCCTTGGGAAAGATGGACAAGCTGATTTGGGATGACTGGCtaattctccttctccttccccaaagGCTCCTTCGGTTCTGTCCTTTCTGCGTCATGCATCTTCCCTGAGATTGTTTTTGGCTCTTTACTACTCTCTACTGCCCTGGGTTCAACTATCACTTCTGGGTTGATGACTTGAATATGTCTCTCTTGTCCCCCATCTCTCGTGAATCATAtttctctgtttccattttctcccAGCAGATCCCTTCTGAAGTCCACTGAGGACTTGAACCCTATTAAACATTTTGCCATCAGTATAAAGAGCAGAAATCTCCCCCCACGGACCAGCACACACTCAAAAAGGACTTGGTCATTAGTACATTGATTGATTGGCAAAAATATTTGATATGGACAGAATATGAGATTCTGGATGAACAGAGCATAGCTCCAGGGTCCAAGGTTGTTTTCCCAGAACTGGAAGGCCTTCTTCTATCTGGAAAACTCTGAATCTCAGCAGACATTTATgctgagaaaaatgagaccaaatGGATGGAAGGAAACGTTGGGTTCATCTGTCCAGGGAACTCTTGTTTGATATAAGCAATGTTGCCACCACCTCTCACAACCCCCAAAGGTGACTGATTCTTTCCCATTATACAAAAGGTCACACAATATGGCTCAGCGAGGAACTTTGCCTGGAAATGGAGCAGAATCTGGAAGccaggggctggggctggggctccCGAGCCATTAGCCTCCCCACTTCTATCGACTCTGTTCAAAATAGAACTCTGTTCTGGGAGAGGGctcattctctttgatgagtCTGATTGGTTCTTGGGGTTCTGTTGGAGCCGCAAGGAACCAACCTGGCCAGGCGGCTGCCTCTAGCCTGAAGGTAGGGCCTGAGCTGCTCCTGAAGAATGTGAAACGGGTCGTTTCCTCTCCACCTTTATATAGATCCTCAATGTTCACATCCTATGGAGAACAAGGGAAACTTGATCACAGGGAGGTTATGGGAGTAGAGTTCAGAGTATTAGCTTCAACTATCTTTGGACTGGGGAGTAAAAAAATTGGaggtcagagaaagaaatgaagaggggACTCtttggagaagaggagagggctatttttttttttaaaggaggaaggTGTTGCTCTTTtgtggatggagagagagaggcaggacaGAATGAGGATGTTAGCGTTTTTCTCCCCACTCTTCCCACTTTGAGCACAGGAGATGGGAAGGATAGAAAGAGGGATACTGAACCTCTACTCTAAAACTTGTCACCTTCCCCTTTTTCCCATATACCAAAGGAGGCTTTATAACATAaaagaacatgaggggaaaaaagaacatgaGACTGACAGGCAGGGATTCCATATTGGTGCTAGATGATTCATGGAAAGGGTCTGGGGTAGTCTTACCTCCAGTTGTAGCAGGGGCCCCTCTCCTGATTCCACGCATGCTAAACATCGAGTTCCATTCTGAATTCCCATAATGATGGGGAACTTGTTTCGATCAAGGGATCTGTTGGGAAGCACACAGACCCTctctaggaaaaaggaaaaaaaataaacttggagATTGAAGAGACCCTAAAATGATCATCAAGAAAAAAGCAAGACTCTAAGTAGATGTGGACCTTCCTCAAAACATTATGCCATTTCCCAGGATCTGCCTCCTAAGTTTGGGTGGGGAGCCTGAAGCTTAGAGTTTGCCTTCCTGGACTCTAAACATAGACAAGTTTTATTTGCCTAGAATTGTGTTCTGTGCTGGGACATATAAGTCCTTGTCCAGCCCAACTTGATAGGTCAGCTGAGCCCTGCTGAGATTATTAGCTAGTGTCCTGCAAAGCGGGTGGTGGAAGTCTTCTGAGCTCCCCATATACCATTGCCTCTTCAGGCTACATCTTATAAAAgagtattagaaaaatattttagtgtGAAATCATTTTTCTAACCAGAAAGAGAAGTCCTTATCAGAATGTCTTTAGAGATCAATTCCAAACCATTGTTCTCTTGGGAAacctttttacttctttctcatCAAAGGTCTACTTGATTTCTAAAAGGAAAATTGGATCAGGGTTTATGAAGGAAATGTAAGTTTAGGAAGTAAAGA
Proteins encoded:
- the IL1F10 gene encoding interleukin-1 family member 10, producing the protein MCSLPMARYFVIKDAEQKPLCLKNDQLLVGDASSELCGAERVCVLPNRSLDRNKFPIIMGIQNGTRCLACVESGEGPLLQLEDVNIEDLYKGGEETTRFTFFRSSSGPTFRLEAAAWPGWFLAAPTEPQEPIRLIKENEPSPRTEFYFEQSR